The following are from one region of the Deltaproteobacteria bacterium genome:
- a CDS encoding ABC transporter permease → MLRYIVKRLIFMVPLLIGITIVCFVVMHLAPGSPTDLETQMNPRASADYRERLNAMYDLDKPLYQQYLLWVGKIAVLNLGKSFSQDRRPVADKILERLPITILLNILSMILILVIAIPIGVLSAVYQDSLFDKVAGVFVFIGFAIPTFWLALLLMILFGVNLSWLPISGIRSLNYEYLPPGMVFLDLVKHLILPVTLSAFGGLAGLSRYMRANMLEVIRQDYIMTARAKGLSERVVIYKHALRNALLPVITILGLSVPGLIGGSVIFETIFAIPGMGQLFYMSVMARDYPVVMGILFIGAILTLLGNLIADVSYALADPRIRVS, encoded by the coding sequence TTGCTGAGATACATTGTCAAGAGATTGATATTCATGGTTCCCCTTCTGATCGGCATAACCATTGTCTGCTTTGTGGTAATGCATCTTGCTCCCGGCTCTCCCACAGATCTTGAAACGCAGATGAACCCCCGTGCATCTGCAGATTACAGGGAACGCTTGAATGCAATGTACGATCTTGATAAACCCCTTTACCAACAGTATTTACTCTGGGTCGGAAAAATTGCTGTACTGAATCTGGGAAAATCATTTTCCCAGGACCGCAGACCTGTCGCGGACAAGATCCTCGAGAGGCTTCCCATTACCATCCTTCTCAATATACTCTCCATGATCCTTATTCTGGTTATTGCTATTCCCATAGGCGTCCTCTCTGCCGTCTATCAGGATTCCCTGTTCGATAAAGTGGCCGGAGTCTTCGTTTTTATCGGATTTGCCATACCGACCTTCTGGCTCGCTCTGCTTTTAATGATCCTCTTTGGAGTGAATCTAAGCTGGCTGCCCATTTCGGGCATCCGGTCTCTGAATTACGAATACCTCCCGCCCGGGATGGTTTTTCTGGATTTGGTAAAGCACCTTATCCTGCCGGTTACGCTCTCGGCTTTCGGCGGACTCGCAGGCCTTTCCCGTTATATGAGGGCGAATATGCTGGAGGTGATCAGGCAGGATTATATTATGACGGCCAGGGCAAAGGGTTTAAGTGAGCGAGTAGTCATTTACAAACATGCCCTCAGAAATGCACTGCTTCCTGTTATAACCATCCTTGGATTATCGGTGCCCGGTCTTATAGGAGGGAGTGTCATCTTCGAGACAATTTTTGCCATACCGGGCATGGGGCAGCTTTTTTACATGTCTGTTATGGCCAGGGATTACCCGGTCGTGATGGGAATTCTCTTCATCGGGGCTATATTGACCCTGCTGGGGAACCTGATTGCCGATGTTTCCTATGCTCTGGCCGATCCGAGGATCAGGGTTTCATAA
- a CDS encoding ABC transporter permease: MRTDFWKRFSKNTIALAGSCVVVMLLVVSLLAPWIAPYDPNEINLKMVLSAPSASHLCGTDQLGRDVLSRMIWGARISLKVGFVATGIAILIGAVLGAVAGYYGRWIDAVTMRFVDIMLCFPTFFLILAVIALLEPSIWNIMIIIGLTGWMGITRLVRADFISLKERDFVLAARAIGASDSRIIFIHILPNAMASVVVAATLGVAGAILTESALSFLGIGVQPPTPSWGNILTAGKDNIDIAWWLSLYPGLAILITVLGYNLLGEGIRDSLDPRLR, encoded by the coding sequence GTGAGAACCGATTTCTGGAAAAGATTTTCGAAAAATACAATCGCATTAGCCGGAAGCTGTGTCGTTGTCATGCTCCTTGTTGTTTCCCTTCTTGCACCGTGGATTGCTCCCTACGATCCCAATGAGATTAATCTCAAGATGGTACTTTCAGCGCCGTCAGCCAGCCACCTGTGCGGGACGGATCAACTGGGCCGGGATGTTCTCTCACGGATGATCTGGGGGGCCAGGATATCGCTCAAGGTGGGATTTGTGGCGACGGGTATCGCCATCCTGATCGGGGCAGTCCTGGGCGCTGTAGCAGGGTATTATGGAAGGTGGATAGACGCCGTAACGATGAGATTCGTGGATATAATGCTCTGTTTCCCAACGTTTTTTCTCATTCTGGCGGTGATTGCATTGCTTGAACCATCTATCTGGAACATCATGATTATCATCGGCTTGACCGGATGGATGGGAATTACACGGCTTGTACGGGCGGATTTTATATCATTGAAAGAGAGAGATTTCGTACTTGCGGCCAGGGCAATTGGCGCCAGCGATTCGAGGATTATCTTCATTCATATTCTGCCCAATGCGATGGCTTCCGTAGTTGTTGCGGCAACACTGGGTGTTGCCGGGGCTATTCTCACTGAGTCGGCGCTTAGTTTTTTGGGTATCGGTGTTCAGCCGCCGACACCAAGCTGGGGAAATATCCTCACGGCCGGCAAGGACAACATTGATATCGCCTGGTGGCTCTCCCTCTATCCCGGTTTAGCCATTCTGATTACCGTGCTTGGGTATAACCTGCTCGGTGAAGGAATACGGGATTCCCTGGATCCAAGACTCAGGTAA
- a CDS encoding 3-isopropylmalate dehydrogenase: protein MSSYRVAIIPGDGVGNEVASEAAKILKIAADKHGFKVETESFYWGCDYYLKNGLMMPDNALETLKEFDAIFLGCIGDANKVPDHISLTMLLTIRKGFDQYINLRPIKLYPGVESPVKTATPETVDMVVVRENTEGEYSAAGGFFKLGSPDAFAIQTGIFTQKGCERAIRYAFELARKRKKFGNKAPVGMVTNCTKSNALNYSMVFWDSVFNKVAKEYPDIKTDMALVDALTMWFVKNPDHFDVIVASNLFGDIITDLGAMLQGGMGFAAGGNINPEKIYPSMFEPIHGSAPKYAGKAIVNPVASIESVRMMLDHLGEEQAALDIQKAVVKTLSMGKVKTPDMGGTNKTHEVGDAIAKALLNQ from the coding sequence ATGTCTTCTTATCGAGTCGCAATCATACCGGGAGATGGGGTTGGAAATGAGGTGGCATCGGAAGCTGCCAAGATTCTCAAAATCGCTGCGGATAAGCACGGATTCAAAGTCGAGACGGAAAGTTTTTATTGGGGATGCGATTATTATTTAAAGAACGGGCTCATGATGCCCGACAATGCCCTGGAGACACTGAAAGAATTTGATGCCATTTTTTTAGGGTGTATCGGGGATGCCAATAAAGTCCCTGACCATATATCCCTGACAATGCTCCTTACAATCCGCAAGGGGTTTGATCAATACATAAATCTGCGGCCGATCAAACTCTATCCCGGAGTTGAATCGCCGGTGAAAACTGCAACGCCTGAAACTGTGGACATGGTTGTAGTCCGCGAAAATACCGAAGGAGAATATTCAGCGGCAGGGGGGTTTTTTAAACTGGGAAGCCCTGATGCCTTTGCCATACAGACCGGTATCTTTACCCAGAAAGGGTGTGAAAGGGCGATTCGCTATGCTTTTGAGCTTGCCAGAAAGCGGAAAAAGTTTGGCAACAAAGCCCCTGTCGGGATGGTCACTAACTGTACCAAATCCAATGCGCTCAACTATTCCATGGTTTTTTGGGACTCAGTCTTTAACAAGGTGGCAAAAGAATACCCGGATATAAAGACCGATATGGCTCTGGTAGATGCCCTGACCATGTGGTTTGTAAAAAATCCCGACCATTTCGACGTAATCGTGGCCTCCAATCTCTTCGGAGACATCATCACGGATCTCGGCGCCATGCTTCAAGGCGGTATGGGGTTTGCCGCCGGCGGGAACATCAATCCGGAAAAAATCTACCCTTCAATGTTCGAACCAATTCATGGCTCAGCCCCGAAGTATGCCGGAAAAGCAATTGTCAATCCTGTTGCATCGATTGAATCGGTACGGATGATGCTGGATCATCTGGGGGAAGAACAGGCCGCTTTAGATATACAGAAGGCGGTAGTGAAAACCCTGAGCATGGGGAAGGTTAAGACTCCTGATATGGGGGGGACAAATAAAACCCATGAAGTCGGTGATGCAATCGCAAAGGCTCTTCTTAATCAATAA
- a CDS encoding Tim44 domain-containing protein, translated as MFSGKWSKIGVTIFTFLFFFIWATEMDVFARAGGGMSSGSRGSRSYSSPSKSYSSPSPTTPSQPMTPSTPQQQPSMWRGLAMGVAGGFLGSMLFSGISHGMGTGGFGGSGFGLVEMLLLGGLLYGIYWFIKRRKQAESPAGAYYKTGTAPSMGQQTSYSPAAQDQGPAENDVATGIGHIRQLDPSFDETRFSELCMDNFFKIQGAWINRDVTGIKNILTDEMFGILQRDADKLKAEKKINKLDNIAVRSVDTTEAWQEGGMDFITVRFLASLLDYTVSESGELLSGSKTEPVKFEEYWTFTRPAGSNKWQLSAINQAN; from the coding sequence ATGTTTTCAGGAAAATGGTCAAAAATAGGAGTAACCATTTTTACATTTTTGTTTTTTTTCATATGGGCAACGGAAATGGATGTATTCGCCAGGGCAGGAGGCGGCATGTCTTCAGGCAGCCGCGGTTCCCGGTCATACAGTTCCCCAAGCAAATCCTACTCTTCGCCATCTCCAACTACCCCATCTCAGCCGATGACGCCATCGACGCCGCAGCAGCAACCCAGCATGTGGAGAGGTCTTGCCATGGGGGTAGCAGGCGGCTTTCTCGGCAGCATGCTTTTCAGTGGTATCAGCCATGGCATGGGCACGGGCGGTTTCGGTGGGAGTGGTTTCGGGCTTGTAGAAATGCTCCTTCTTGGCGGTCTTCTCTATGGTATTTACTGGTTTATCAAAAGGCGGAAACAGGCTGAATCCCCTGCCGGTGCTTATTACAAAACAGGCACTGCTCCATCCATGGGACAGCAGACATCATATTCACCTGCTGCCCAAGATCAGGGGCCTGCTGAAAATGACGTCGCAACAGGCATCGGCCATATTCGACAATTAGACCCCTCCTTCGATGAAACCAGGTTCTCAGAACTCTGCATGGACAATTTCTTCAAGATTCAGGGTGCGTGGATCAACCGTGATGTGACCGGCATAAAAAATATTCTCACGGATGAAATGTTCGGCATTTTACAAAGGGATGCAGACAAGCTGAAGGCGGAAAAGAAGATCAACAAACTCGATAACATTGCGGTAAGGTCTGTGGATACCACCGAGGCATGGCAGGAAGGAGGCATGGACTTCATTACCGTTAGATTCCTGGCCAGCCTTCTGGACTATACGGTAAGCGAAAGCGGCGAATTATTATCGGGAAGCAAAACAGAACCCGTGAAATTCGAGGAATACTGGACTTTCACCAGGCCCGCGGGAAGCAATAAGTGGCAGCTATCTGCCATCAATCAGGCCAATTAG